The Daucus carota subsp. sativus chromosome 2, DH1 v3.0, whole genome shotgun sequence genome includes a window with the following:
- the LOC108209403 gene encoding casein kinase 1-like protein 11 isoform X3 produces MVIDLLGPSLEDLFNYCNRKFSLKTVLMLADQLINRVEYMHSRGFLHRDIKPDNFLMGLARKANQVYAIDFGLAKKYRDLQTHKHIPYRENKNLTGTARYASVNTHLGVEQSRRDDLESLGYVLMYFLRGSLPWQGLKAGNKKQKYDRISEKKMLTPVEGLCKSYPSEFISYFHYCRSLRFEDKPDYSYLKRLFRDLFIREGYQFDYIFDWTILKYPQIGASSRGRNPSGNPGPSGERTGKTSVGQDIREKFSGAVEAFSRRNTSGHGRQGEQSRHRSSEKVPSSKDVQADSDKGRSSQNGNSSKRVVIASSTRPSSSGEFTEGRAGRLVSTSGRLSAAQRILSGSEPKQPSYSRNTVTKGTRDDPLRSFDFLSIRK; encoded by the exons ATGGTTATTGACCTTCTTGGCCCAAGTCTGGAAGATTTATTCAACTATTGCAACAGAAAATTCTCACTGAAGACAGTACTGATGCTTGCCGATCAATTA ATCAATAGAGTTGAGTACATGCATTCAAGAGGCTTTCTTCACCGTGACATAAAGCCTGATAACTTTCTGATGGGCCTAGCGCGCAAAGCAAATCAG GTATATGCCATCGACTTTGGTCTTGCAAAGAAATATAGGGATCTCCAAACACATAAGCACATACCATACAG GGAGAATAAAAATCTTACCGGCACTGCACGCTATGCTAGTGTTAACACACACCTTGGAGTTG AACAAAGCAGGAGGGATGATCTGGAATCTCTTGGTTACGTGCTTATGTATTTTTTAAGAGGAAG TCTCCCATGGCAGGGATTGAAGGCTGGCAACAAAAAGCAGAAATATGACAGGATCAGTGAAAAAAAGATGTTGACACCTGTAGAG GGATTGTGCAAATCATATCCCTCGGAATTTATATCCTACTTCCACTACTGTCGATCCTTACGCTTTGAAGACAAACCGGATTATTCATATTTGAAGAGGCTATTTAGGGACTTGTTTATCCGTGAAG GTTATCAGTTTGACTATATTTTTGATTGGACTATATTGAAGTATCCTCAGATTGGAGCCAGTTCTAGAGGAAGG AATCCTAGTGGGAATCCAGGACCATCTGGAGAAAGAACAGGAAAGACCTCAG TAGGACAAGATATCAGAGAGAAATTCTCAGGCGCTGTTGAAGCATTTTCCAGAAGAAATACTTCGGGTCACGGTCGTCAAGGTGAAcaatccagacacaggagttcCGAAAAAGTACCGTCTTCCAAGGATGTG CAAGCTGATTCTGACAAGGGTCGATCTTCTCAAAATGGCAACTCTTCGAAAAGAGTTGTCATTGCAAGCAGCACCAGGCCAAGCTCCTCAGGTGAATTCACTGAGGGACGCGCAGGCAGACTAGTATCAACAAGTGGCAGACTCTCTGCTGCACAGAGAATTTTATCTGGTTCTGAGCCGAAACAACCATCATATTCCCGCAATACAGTCACAAAGGGCACTCGTGATGATCCTCTTCGTAGCTTCGATTTCCTCTCAATCAGGAAGTAA
- the LOC108209403 gene encoding casein kinase 1-like protein 10 isoform X2, translated as MDHVVGGKFKLGRKIGSGSFGELYLGVNVQSGEEVAIKLEPVRTKHPQLHYESKIYMLLQGGTGIPNLKWFGVENEYSVMVIDLLGPSLEDLFNYCNRKFSLKTVLMLADQLINRVEYMHSRGFLHRDIKPDNFLMGLARKANQVYAIDFGLAKKYRDLQTHKHIPYRENKNLTGTARYASVNTHLGVEQSRRDDLESLGYVLMYFLRGSLPWQGLKAGNKKQKYDRISEKKMLTPVEGLCKSYPSEFISYFHYCRSLRFEDKPDYSYLKRLFRDLFIREGYQFDYIFDWTILKYPQIGASSRGRNPSGNPGPSGERTGKTSGQDIREKFSGAVEAFSRRNTSGHGRQGEQSRHRSSEKVPSSKDVQADSDKGRSSQNGNSSKRVVIASSTRPSSSGEFTEGRAGRLVSTSGRLSAAQRILSGSEPKQPSYSRNTVTKGTRDDPLRSFDFLSIRK; from the exons ATGGATCATGTTGTGGGAGGAAAGTTTAAGCTGGGGAGGAAAATTGGGAGTGGGTCTTTTGGGGAGCTGTATTTAG GTGTAAATGTGCAAAGTGGAGAGGAAGTGGCTATCAAGCTG GAACCTGTTAGGACCAAGCACCCTCAACTTCACTAtgaatcaaaaatttatatgcTTCTTCAAGGAGGAA CGGGGATTCCCAATCTCAAATGGTTCGGAGTTGAGAATGAGTATAGTGTTATGGTTATTGACCTTCTTGGCCCAAGTCTGGAAGATTTATTCAACTATTGCAACAGAAAATTCTCACTGAAGACAGTACTGATGCTTGCCGATCAATTA ATCAATAGAGTTGAGTACATGCATTCAAGAGGCTTTCTTCACCGTGACATAAAGCCTGATAACTTTCTGATGGGCCTAGCGCGCAAAGCAAATCAG GTATATGCCATCGACTTTGGTCTTGCAAAGAAATATAGGGATCTCCAAACACATAAGCACATACCATACAG GGAGAATAAAAATCTTACCGGCACTGCACGCTATGCTAGTGTTAACACACACCTTGGAGTTG AACAAAGCAGGAGGGATGATCTGGAATCTCTTGGTTACGTGCTTATGTATTTTTTAAGAGGAAG TCTCCCATGGCAGGGATTGAAGGCTGGCAACAAAAAGCAGAAATATGACAGGATCAGTGAAAAAAAGATGTTGACACCTGTAGAG GGATTGTGCAAATCATATCCCTCGGAATTTATATCCTACTTCCACTACTGTCGATCCTTACGCTTTGAAGACAAACCGGATTATTCATATTTGAAGAGGCTATTTAGGGACTTGTTTATCCGTGAAG GTTATCAGTTTGACTATATTTTTGATTGGACTATATTGAAGTATCCTCAGATTGGAGCCAGTTCTAGAGGAAGG AATCCTAGTGGGAATCCAGGACCATCTGGAGAAAGAACAGGAAAGACCTCAG GACAAGATATCAGAGAGAAATTCTCAGGCGCTGTTGAAGCATTTTCCAGAAGAAATACTTCGGGTCACGGTCGTCAAGGTGAAcaatccagacacaggagttcCGAAAAAGTACCGTCTTCCAAGGATGTG CAAGCTGATTCTGACAAGGGTCGATCTTCTCAAAATGGCAACTCTTCGAAAAGAGTTGTCATTGCAAGCAGCACCAGGCCAAGCTCCTCAGGTGAATTCACTGAGGGACGCGCAGGCAGACTAGTATCAACAAGTGGCAGACTCTCTGCTGCACAGAGAATTTTATCTGGTTCTGAGCCGAAACAACCATCATATTCCCGCAATACAGTCACAAAGGGCACTCGTGATGATCCTCTTCGTAGCTTCGATTTCCTCTCAATCAGGAAGTAA
- the LOC108209403 gene encoding casein kinase 1-like protein 10 isoform X1, translating to MDHVVGGKFKLGRKIGSGSFGELYLGVNVQSGEEVAIKLEPVRTKHPQLHYESKIYMLLQGGTGIPNLKWFGVENEYSVMVIDLLGPSLEDLFNYCNRKFSLKTVLMLADQLINRVEYMHSRGFLHRDIKPDNFLMGLARKANQVYAIDFGLAKKYRDLQTHKHIPYRENKNLTGTARYASVNTHLGVEQSRRDDLESLGYVLMYFLRGSLPWQGLKAGNKKQKYDRISEKKMLTPVEGLCKSYPSEFISYFHYCRSLRFEDKPDYSYLKRLFRDLFIREGYQFDYIFDWTILKYPQIGASSRGRNPSGNPGPSGERTGKTSVGQDIREKFSGAVEAFSRRNTSGHGRQGEQSRHRSSEKVPSSKDVQADSDKGRSSQNGNSSKRVVIASSTRPSSSGEFTEGRAGRLVSTSGRLSAAQRILSGSEPKQPSYSRNTVTKGTRDDPLRSFDFLSIRK from the exons ATGGATCATGTTGTGGGAGGAAAGTTTAAGCTGGGGAGGAAAATTGGGAGTGGGTCTTTTGGGGAGCTGTATTTAG GTGTAAATGTGCAAAGTGGAGAGGAAGTGGCTATCAAGCTG GAACCTGTTAGGACCAAGCACCCTCAACTTCACTAtgaatcaaaaatttatatgcTTCTTCAAGGAGGAA CGGGGATTCCCAATCTCAAATGGTTCGGAGTTGAGAATGAGTATAGTGTTATGGTTATTGACCTTCTTGGCCCAAGTCTGGAAGATTTATTCAACTATTGCAACAGAAAATTCTCACTGAAGACAGTACTGATGCTTGCCGATCAATTA ATCAATAGAGTTGAGTACATGCATTCAAGAGGCTTTCTTCACCGTGACATAAAGCCTGATAACTTTCTGATGGGCCTAGCGCGCAAAGCAAATCAG GTATATGCCATCGACTTTGGTCTTGCAAAGAAATATAGGGATCTCCAAACACATAAGCACATACCATACAG GGAGAATAAAAATCTTACCGGCACTGCACGCTATGCTAGTGTTAACACACACCTTGGAGTTG AACAAAGCAGGAGGGATGATCTGGAATCTCTTGGTTACGTGCTTATGTATTTTTTAAGAGGAAG TCTCCCATGGCAGGGATTGAAGGCTGGCAACAAAAAGCAGAAATATGACAGGATCAGTGAAAAAAAGATGTTGACACCTGTAGAG GGATTGTGCAAATCATATCCCTCGGAATTTATATCCTACTTCCACTACTGTCGATCCTTACGCTTTGAAGACAAACCGGATTATTCATATTTGAAGAGGCTATTTAGGGACTTGTTTATCCGTGAAG GTTATCAGTTTGACTATATTTTTGATTGGACTATATTGAAGTATCCTCAGATTGGAGCCAGTTCTAGAGGAAGG AATCCTAGTGGGAATCCAGGACCATCTGGAGAAAGAACAGGAAAGACCTCAG TAGGACAAGATATCAGAGAGAAATTCTCAGGCGCTGTTGAAGCATTTTCCAGAAGAAATACTTCGGGTCACGGTCGTCAAGGTGAAcaatccagacacaggagttcCGAAAAAGTACCGTCTTCCAAGGATGTG CAAGCTGATTCTGACAAGGGTCGATCTTCTCAAAATGGCAACTCTTCGAAAAGAGTTGTCATTGCAAGCAGCACCAGGCCAAGCTCCTCAGGTGAATTCACTGAGGGACGCGCAGGCAGACTAGTATCAACAAGTGGCAGACTCTCTGCTGCACAGAGAATTTTATCTGGTTCTGAGCCGAAACAACCATCATATTCCCGCAATACAGTCACAAAGGGCACTCGTGATGATCCTCTTCGTAGCTTCGATTTCCTCTCAATCAGGAAGTAA